A DNA window from Castanea sativa cultivar Marrone di Chiusa Pesio chromosome 7, ASM4071231v1 contains the following coding sequences:
- the LOC142644011 gene encoding uncharacterized protein LOC142644011 — MEKPSATSLEKILLTQEEAKMKEKILGNVETPQGLTAVKVPLRDISNHKTSFEEGMEMMVASAITNVSNASLKGIDPRLRASYKGEEENLGPDHELDECAPIQVEVIHESPLANSNKETDEMLYDNEDMNILIWNCRGALNPFFQSIVRDMVQIHHHAVMIVTGTKVSVLRAKDITDRLLFDGAIHANNIGFTGGLWLLWDSAQVEVNVLSSIEQEIHAIVKDLSLNASWMLSVVYASPRYAEKRLLWDNLTTIAGLHSLPWVIVGNFNKILLGENKFGGRPIDVNRALKFQECLNDCGMIDLGFTGPKYTWSNHRPLTHLIQERIDRVFANTEWNVLYPDAQVKHLERTHSDHSLVILSLNNSPTTRFPRPFLQPKWLSHSTFPGIVREAWVRPVTLPNAISSFISKAKAWNRDQFGNIFHRKRRICARLQGIQTASGVRLSEFLIDLEKTLKAELEEISKLEAEFWSMKARTLGWLREIEIQISSIIQCLCGEGGTAFLA; from the exons ATGGAGAAACCTTCTGCCACCTCCCTGGAGAAAATTTTGCTCACACAAGAAGAAGcaaagatgaaggaaaaaattTTGGGCAATGTTGAGACCCCACAAGGACTCACTGCAGTCAAGGTTCCCTTGAGGGATATATCCAATCATAAGACAAGCTTTGAGGAAGGAATGGAAATGATGGTGGCTTCGGCTATCACAAATGTCTCTAATGCTTCCCTGAAAGGCATTGATCCTAGACTCAGAGCAAGCTATAAGGGGGAGGAGGAAAACCTAGGTCCAGATCACGAACTAGATGAATGTGCTCCAATTCAAGTAGAAGTAATTCATGAGTCTCCACTGGCGAACTCCAATAAAGAGACTGATGAGATGCTCTATGACAATGAAG ATATGAacattttaatttggaattgtCGGGGTGCTCTTAACCCCTTCTTTCAAAGTATTGTTAGGGACATGGTTCAGATTCATCACCATGCTGTTATGATTGTGACTGGGACCAAAGTTAGTGTACTGCGAGCTAAAGACATTACAGATAGGCTCCTATTTGATGGGGCAATTCACGCCAATAATATTGGCTTTACAGGTGGTTTGTGGTTGCTCTGGGACTCTGCCCAAGTGGAGGTTAATGTATTATCTTCCATAGAGCAAGAAATACATGCCATAGTGAAAGATTTGTCTTTGAATGCTTCTTGGATGTTATCTGTTGTCTATGCCAGCCCAAGGTATGCGGAGAAGAGGCTATTATGGGACAATCTGACTACTATAGCTGGTCTCCATTCTTTGCCTTGGGTTATAGTAGgcaatttcaacaaaattctGCTTGGTGAGAATAAATTTGGGGGGAGACCAATTGATGTCAATAGGGCTCTTAAATTTCAAGAATGTCTAAATGATTGTGGAATGATTGATTTGGGATTCACTGGTCCTAAATACACTTGGTCAAATCATCGCCCGCTAACCCATCTTATCCAAGAGAGAATAGACAGAGTTTTTGCGAATACTGAGTGGAATGTTCTTTATCCAGATGCTCAAGTAAAACACCTAGAAAGAACTCATTCTGATCACAGTCTGGTTATTTTATCTCTTAACAACAGCCCTACTACCAGGTTCCCTCGCCCATTTCTCCAACCGAAGTGGCTCTCCCACTCCACTTTCCCTGGAATTGTAAGGGAGGCATGGGTTAGACCTGTTACTCTACCCAACGCCATCTCCTCCTTTATTTCAAAAGCTAAAGCTTGGAATAGAGACCAATTTGGAAATATTTTCCATCGTAAGAGGAGAATATGTGCTAGGCTTCAGGGCATTCAAACTGCATCGGGAGTTAGGCTGAGCGAGTTCCTTATTGACCTTGAAAAGACCCTTAAGGCTGAACTTGAAGAAATTTCCAAACTAGAGGCTGAATTTTGGAGCATGAAAGCTCGCACACTTGGGTGGTTGAGGGAGATAGAAATACAGATTTCTTCCATAATTCAGTGCTTGTGCGGAGAAGGAGGAACCGCATTTCTAGCATGA
- the LOC142644012 gene encoding uncharacterized protein LOC142644012, with the protein MDNAIIAQELIHSMSNKKDRVGVMAIKIDLEKAYDCIEWSFIRDTLALFKFSKHLISLIMNYVSSSSISVLFNGALIIEKCKANLWDPITASRGGIAFSHIFFADDLMLFAKEDRKNCMAVRDALDTFFALSGQKISNEQSRVFFSPNV; encoded by the exons ATGGATAATGCGATCATTGCTCAAGAATTAATCCACTCCATGTCAAACAAAAAGGACAGAGTTGGAGTGATGGCCATCAAAATAGATTTGGAAAAGGCCTATGATTGCATCGAATGGAGCTTCATCAGAGATACATTAGCTTTGTTCAAATTTTCCAAGCATCTCATCTCCTTGATAATGAATTATGTAtcttcttcatcaatttctgtTCTTTTTAATGGAG CCCTTATTATTGAAAAATGCAAAGCTAACCTTTGGGATCCAATTACTGCCTCCAGAGGGGGTATTGCCTTCTCTCATatcttttttgcagatgatcTTATGTTATTTGCTAAGGAAGATAGGAAGAATTGCATGGCTGTAAGAGATGCCTTAGACACCTTCTTTGCTTTATCGGGCCAAAAAATCAGCAATGAGCAATCCCGGGTGTTCTTCTCCCCCAATGTCTGA